Proteins co-encoded in one Flavivirga eckloniae genomic window:
- a CDS encoding ATP-binding protein, translating to MIRTLILLFFLIAPTIVKGQTSLEVLSVSIHEGDILPEDSLEDIKWESLEAFNTMNSEVLVYWLRLKYKESANQNMRHGVLLLSRFFDKVESYKTPYASSAISITGRLVDNQDKTLTKGIYKSSLPLSFDKENTLYIKLTNYPLVGSISRSLDGMEYLSMRDFDIYATKIHTIFTLAIGMEIIIFMIFLFLVYLKPSRENIFYLLLIFVSVPLIIIRNQVFDSFFDLNSQLLSILEFCLTILVVYSFSAFSAHYIKVIEYSRFWYRFMTSPYILLLIPAFFYFDKLYPYVLIAFYFIITIISATVFLIKFRKKNLHRANVYLLAIGPITIAGVLPFLAASKIIPANFWTINSMLIPLVFRDFVFMTDLVLGFFRDKSLIAIKEIEVLQLQEEKKQLKKIEELKTTFFNNVSHELRTPLTLLLGPLESVLNNGKLNKDIEQQLKMSMKNGTYLLQLVNEILDLSKLDHGQLTITKKKQDIIPILKGIIESFKNYATENKQTIYITHSSNQIYIDTDRDIFEKMIINLISNAIKYSKSTGDIHITVKEYKHSVSISVADSGIGIAPADIDNIFKRYYQVDRKRSVSGTGIGLAIVNEFIELHNGNVTVQSTPGKGSVFELSFPLVEDSVKSNTNIVPYALNKQEPIDPNKPLIMIVEDNQDMRHYLEQHLNDYNLYQAANGQEALRLLKSIQKPDLIITDYMMPVMDGVEFIKTLKLDENFSMIPVIFLTARTLQDDKIKVLHMGIDDYIIKPFDMKELKLRINISLKKALNQKKSMSESIDTFSLPEILQFKKKLDTYIIENISNPKLSNIDLAYHFSISERSLIRKIKSATGQTPAAYIREIRLQSAKRKIEYNERTSISEIAYELGMNNLSHFTQAFKKRFGKLPSAYFRKSDE from the coding sequence ATGATAAGAACCCTAATCCTTTTATTTTTTTTAATAGCACCCACTATTGTTAAAGGTCAAACGTCTTTGGAAGTATTGTCTGTTAGTATTCATGAAGGGGATATTTTACCTGAAGATTCTTTAGAAGATATAAAATGGGAATCTTTAGAAGCGTTTAACACCATGAATAGTGAAGTTCTTGTGTATTGGTTAAGATTAAAATATAAAGAATCTGCTAATCAAAATATGAGACATGGTGTGTTATTATTATCCAGGTTTTTTGACAAGGTAGAATCTTATAAGACTCCTTATGCTAGTTCTGCGATTTCTATCACTGGAAGACTGGTAGATAATCAAGATAAAACACTTACCAAAGGAATTTATAAAAGCTCATTACCGCTATCTTTTGATAAAGAAAACACACTTTATATAAAGTTAACCAATTATCCATTAGTAGGATCAATAAGCAGATCTCTGGATGGCATGGAGTATCTTTCCATGAGGGATTTTGATATATATGCTACAAAGATTCATACCATTTTTACGCTTGCTATTGGGATGGAAATAATCATTTTCATGATTTTTTTATTTCTGGTGTATCTAAAACCATCCAGGGAGAATATTTTTTATCTGTTACTTATTTTTGTTAGTGTACCTTTAATCATCATTCGGAATCAGGTATTTGATTCATTCTTCGATTTAAATAGTCAACTTCTTTCCATTCTTGAATTCTGCCTTACCATCTTAGTAGTTTACAGTTTTTCGGCTTTTAGTGCGCATTATATTAAGGTTATAGAATATTCTCGTTTTTGGTATCGATTCATGACATCACCATATATTTTGTTGTTGATACCCGCATTTTTCTATTTTGATAAACTATATCCATACGTATTAATTGCTTTCTATTTTATAATTACAATAATTAGCGCAACCGTCTTCCTTATTAAATTTCGAAAAAAGAATTTACATAGGGCAAATGTATACCTTTTGGCTATTGGTCCTATTACAATCGCTGGGGTACTCCCTTTTTTGGCTGCCAGTAAAATTATTCCCGCTAATTTCTGGACAATCAATAGTATGCTTATTCCTTTGGTTTTCAGGGATTTTGTTTTTATGACAGATCTTGTGTTAGGTTTCTTTCGTGATAAATCCTTGATTGCAATAAAAGAAATAGAAGTCCTCCAACTTCAGGAAGAAAAGAAACAATTAAAAAAAATTGAAGAACTAAAGACCACCTTTTTTAACAATGTTTCCCATGAATTGAGAACACCGCTTACCTTACTTTTGGGACCATTGGAAAGCGTATTAAATAATGGTAAGTTAAATAAAGACATAGAACAACAATTAAAAATGTCCATGAAAAATGGAACATACCTATTACAACTGGTCAATGAGATACTGGATTTATCTAAACTTGATCATGGACAACTTACCATTACAAAGAAGAAACAAGATATTATCCCCATATTAAAGGGGATTATTGAATCGTTTAAAAATTACGCTACCGAAAATAAGCAAACGATCTACATAACACATTCATCCAATCAAATATACATAGATACTGATCGGGATATCTTTGAAAAAATGATCATCAACCTTATTTCTAATGCTATAAAATATAGTAAATCAACTGGAGACATACATATAACGGTAAAAGAATATAAACATTCGGTATCTATTTCTGTTGCTGACTCAGGTATTGGTATAGCACCGGCCGATATAGACAATATATTTAAACGCTATTATCAGGTAGATCGTAAACGGTCTGTAAGTGGTACCGGAATTGGTTTGGCTATTGTAAATGAATTTATAGAACTTCATAATGGCAACGTAACTGTACAGAGTACTCCAGGGAAAGGATCTGTGTTTGAATTGAGTTTTCCTTTAGTTGAAGACTCTGTTAAATCTAATACTAACATAGTTCCATATGCTCTTAATAAACAGGAACCAATAGATCCTAACAAGCCTTTAATTATGATTGTAGAAGACAATCAGGATATGAGACACTATCTGGAACAGCACTTAAACGACTACAATCTATATCAGGCTGCTAACGGTCAAGAAGCCTTAAGGCTCTTAAAATCTATACAAAAACCAGATCTTATTATTACCGATTATATGATGCCTGTTATGGATGGTGTTGAATTTATTAAAACACTAAAATTAGATGAGAACTTCTCAATGATTCCTGTAATTTTTCTAACCGCCCGGACACTACAAGATGACAAAATTAAAGTATTACATATGGGGATAGATGACTATATTATTAAGCCATTTGATATGAAGGAGCTTAAACTACGTATTAATATATCGCTTAAAAAAGCTTTAAATCAAAAGAAAAGTATGTCTGAGTCAATTGACACGTTTTCTTTACCAGAAATCCTACAATTTAAAAAGAAATTGGATACCTATATTATCGAAAACATATCCAATCCAAAACTAAGCAATATTGATTTAGCATATCATTTTTCTATCAGCGAACGTAGTTTAATTAGAAAAATTAAATCTGCTACTGGACAAACACCAGCCGCCTATATTAGAGAAATTCGATTACAATCGGCAAAACGTAAGATCGAATATAATGAAAGAACCAGTATTAGTGAAATCGCCTATGAATTGGGTATGAACAATCTATCTCATTTTACTCAGGCTTTTAAAAAAAGATTTGGAAAACTACCTTCTGCGTATTTTAGAAAATCTGACGAGTAA
- a CDS encoding T9SS type A sorting domain-containing protein: protein MTSFFEQIKKLIFLILVVFFSSITTYSQVINDNFEDGDITGWTEGTASHWGNSTTNAITAARSLKHNLSGTSGDSYIYQDISSLDLTTENITWQFNLKTGSWDPSSSNKFWVYLTANNNDLNGSSVDGYAVGVNLTGSSDLLTLWKVTNGAADGAVITTAIDWNANNTKGIRVTRTNDGLWELLVDNDGGFEALMSMGTATNTDYTFDTNFGLSFTFSATRAGLLWMDDVFVQGVDATLSVDNLTISLDEVLVFMTDKRSLTVNGLQNTHFSVRLYSIIGEQVLNKSFISNGVNNISLPQTLASGIYIVKLTTYNSERLNKKIVIE, encoded by the coding sequence ATGACATCTTTTTTCGAACAAATCAAAAAATTAATATTTCTAATTCTCGTAGTCTTCTTTTCATCTATAACTACTTATAGTCAAGTTATAAACGACAATTTTGAAGATGGTGATATAACCGGGTGGACAGAAGGAACTGCTAGTCATTGGGGGAATTCAACAACAAATGCTATAACAGCCGCAAGATCTTTAAAACATAATCTTTCGGGTACATCTGGTGATAGTTATATTTACCAAGACATTTCTTCTTTAGATTTAACTACAGAAAATATTACCTGGCAGTTTAATTTAAAAACAGGGAGTTGGGATCCTTCTTCATCGAACAAGTTCTGGGTATACCTAACTGCAAACAATAATGATTTAAATGGTTCTTCCGTAGATGGATATGCCGTAGGTGTAAACCTTACTGGCTCTTCCGATCTTCTTACTTTATGGAAAGTGACTAACGGTGCAGCTGATGGCGCTGTAATTACAACTGCAATTGATTGGAACGCCAATAATACAAAAGGAATCAGAGTTACAAGAACAAATGATGGTTTATGGGAATTATTAGTTGATAATGATGGTGGTTTTGAGGCTTTGATGTCTATGGGTACAGCTACAAATACAGATTACACATTTGATACTAATTTTGGACTTAGTTTTACTTTTTCTGCCACTAGAGCTGGTCTCTTATGGATGGATGACGTTTTTGTACAAGGTGTCGATGCAACTTTAAGTGTTGATAACCTAACAATTTCGCTTGATGAGGTACTTGTATTTATGACAGATAAACGCTCCTTAACGGTTAATGGTCTGCAGAATACTCATTTTTCTGTCAGGCTATATTCCATAATCGGCGAACAGGTCCTAAACAAATCTTTTATATCAAATGGCGTGAACAATATTAGTTTACCCCAAACTCTTGCTAGTGGTATTTATATTGTTAAGCTTACTACCTATAATTCGGAAAGACTAAATAAAAAGATTGTTATTGAATGA